In Campylobacter suis, the following proteins share a genomic window:
- a CDS encoding ATP phosphoribosyltransferase regulatory subunit translates to MKDKSMTEVYEHEIPVGSRLYFGKSAATKRSIEQLASDLLNSEGFSEILTPFFSYHQHLSVNPTMLLRFSDHANHEISLRADSTVDVVRIVRARLKDELHKKWFYIQPIFKYPSSEFYQIGAELIGESELSTSVSLVSNILNQLKFDAVLQLSNIEIPHTICKILGLDIEIFENGQIERILSQNIPWLESLALLSNKKELEDVISVVPDALKTPLKNLLTLVCSVSHENIRIVPLYYSKMRYYDKLFFRFLSQNSIIAGGGNYEIDGVASSGFAIYTDTLVDKIMER, encoded by the coding sequence ATGAAAGACAAGAGTATGACAGAGGTTTATGAACACGAAATTCCAGTCGGTTCACGGCTTTATTTTGGCAAAAGTGCAGCGACAAAACGCAGTATCGAGCAACTTGCAAGTGATCTTTTAAATAGCGAGGGCTTTAGCGAAATTTTAACACCATTTTTTTCCTATCATCAGCATTTAAGTGTAAATCCTACTATGCTTTTAAGATTTAGCGACCATGCAAATCATGAAATAAGTTTGCGTGCAGATAGCACAGTTGATGTCGTTCGTATTGTTCGAGCAAGGCTAAAAGACGAACTTCATAAAAAGTGGTTTTACATCCAGCCGATATTTAAGTATCCAAGCAGCGAGTTTTATCAAATAGGAGCTGAACTGATCGGAGAAAGCGAGCTAAGCACTAGCGTGTCGCTTGTTTCAAATATTTTAAACCAGCTAAAATTTGATGCAGTTTTGCAGCTTAGTAATATCGAGATCCCGCATACTATATGTAAAATTCTAGGTCTTGATATAGAAATTTTTGAAAATGGACAGATAGAAAGAATTCTCTCGCAAAACATTCCTTGGCTTGAGTCTTTGGCTCTTTTATCAAACAAAAAAGAGCTTGAAGATGTGATAAGTGTAGTTCCAGACGCATTAAAAACGCCACTTAAAAATTTACTCACACTTGTTTGCTCGGTCAGTCATGAAAATATACGCATAGTCCCTCTTTACTACTCAAAAATGAGATATTATGATAAGTTGTTTTTTAGATTTTTAAGTCAAAACTCGATAATAGCAGGCGGAGGAAACTACGAGATAGACGGCGTTGCAAGCAGTGGTTTTGCTATTTATACAGATACTTTAGTTGATAAAATTATGGAAAGGTAG